From Candidatus Atribacteria bacterium, a single genomic window includes:
- the buk gene encoding butyrate kinase: MSRDYKILVINPGSTSTKVAVFSNEQLLFEKKIEHDSKELSNFNKIIDQYHFRQDIISNFLKEKGINLSTLNAVVGRGGLLKPVASGTYKINEKMLADLRRGARGEHASNLGGLLAYGIAENLSIPSYIVDPVVVDEMKPIARISGMPEIPRISILHALNQKAVARKAALDLGKKYEKSNFIIAHLGGGISVGVHCKGKVIDVNNALNGEGPFTPERSGGVPVGGLVELCFSEKFTRDEIMKKIKGKGGLVAYLNTNDVREVVKMIKGGDKRAKLILEAMAYQVAKEIGAGATVLKGQIDAIILTGGIAYNNEFVDMVRDRVSFLSLVMVYPGEEEMLSLCEGVLRVFKGEEVKKIY, encoded by the coding sequence ATGAGTAGAGATTATAAAATATTAGTGATAAATCCTGGCTCTACTTCCACCAAAGTAGCAGTATTTTCTAACGAGCAATTGTTATTCGAAAAGAAGATTGAACATGACAGCAAAGAATTATCAAATTTTAACAAGATTATTGACCAGTATCATTTTCGACAAGATATTATCTCAAATTTTTTAAAGGAAAAGGGAATTAATCTTTCTACTCTTAATGCAGTAGTGGGAAGAGGAGGATTATTAAAGCCTGTTGCCAGCGGAACTTATAAAATTAATGAAAAGATGTTAGCAGATCTCCGTAGAGGTGCAAGGGGTGAGCACGCTTCCAATTTGGGGGGATTACTTGCCTACGGAATTGCTGAAAATTTATCTATTCCTTCTTATATAGTCGATCCGGTAGTCGTGGATGAGATGAAACCGATTGCCAGAATTTCTGGGATGCCGGAAATTCCCCGAATTAGCATTCTTCATGCTTTAAATCAAAAAGCAGTAGCTCGAAAAGCAGCATTAGATTTAGGTAAAAAGTATGAGAAGTCCAATTTTATTATTGCCCATTTAGGTGGAGGAATTTCTGTGGGAGTTCATTGCAAAGGAAAAGTTATCGATGTCAATAATGCTCTTAATGGAGAAGGGCCCTTTACCCCAGAAAGAAGTGGTGGAGTGCCCGTTGGTGGCCTGGTGGAACTTTGTTTTTCCGAAAAATTTACCAGAGATGAAATAATGAAAAAGATAAAAGGAAAAGGCGGATTAGTAGCTTATTTAAATACCAATGATGTTAGAGAAGTTGTAAAGATGATCAAAGGGGGAGACAAGAGAGCAAAACTAATTTTAGAAGCTATGGCTTATCAAGTAGCTAAAGAAATCGGAGCAGGAGCTACGGTATTGAAAGGCCAGATAGATGCTATTATTTTAACCGGAGGAATTGCTTACAATAATGAATTTGTTGATATGGTAAGAGATAGAGTTAGTTTTTTATCTTTGGTTATGGTATATCCCGGTGAAGAAGAGATGCTATCCTTATGTGAAGGAGTTTTAAGGGTTTTTAAAGGAGAAGAGGTGAAAAAAATATATTGA
- a CDS encoding 4Fe-4S dicluster domain-containing protein encodes MAKIVIDEERCKGCELCITACPKHIIVMAEYFNKKGYHPAKQIKVEECTGCAFCALTCPDVAIEVYK; translated from the coding sequence ATGGCAAAAATTGTAATTGATGAGGAAAGATGCAAGGGGTGCGAATTATGTATTACAGCTTGTCCTAAACATATTATCGTTATGGCAGAATATTTTAATAAAAAGGGCTATCATCCTGCTAAACAGATTAAAGTGGAGGAATGTACCGGATGTGCTTTTTGTGCATTAACTTGTCCGGATGTGGCTATTGAAGTGTATAAATAA
- the vorB gene encoding 3-methyl-2-oxobutanoate dehydrogenase subunit VorB, translating into MEEKMLMKGNEAIGEAAIRAGCHFYFGYPITPQSELTAYMAKKLPKIKNSAFIQAESELAAINMVYGAAATGVRAMTSSSSPGISLKQEGISYIACAELPCVIVNMQRGGPGLGSIQPGQADYFQATKGGGHGDYHLIVLAPSSVQELVDLTMDAFDLADKYTNPAMILGDGLIGQMMESVEFKERKKINLPDKEGWTLTGCKGREKKYIVPFNLDPYKMETLNFKIQDKYNKLKEKEVRYEKLNLDHADLIVVAYGTVARIVKTVISNAKKEGINIGLIRPITLFPFPEKIIAEISEKVSKFLVVEMSMGQMLEDVKLAVNGKAKVNFYGRAGGVIPTQSEILTEIKKYLK; encoded by the coding sequence ATGGAAGAAAAAATGTTAATGAAAGGGAATGAAGCCATAGGAGAAGCAGCGATCCGTGCAGGATGCCATTTTTATTTTGGTTACCCGATTACCCCTCAAAGCGAATTAACTGCTTATATGGCCAAAAAATTACCCAAAATTAAGAATTCAGCTTTTATTCAAGCTGAAAGTGAATTGGCAGCGATCAACATGGTTTACGGAGCTGCCGCTACAGGAGTAAGAGCCATGACTTCATCCTCAAGCCCGGGAATAAGCTTGAAGCAAGAAGGAATTTCTTATATCGCCTGTGCCGAATTACCCTGTGTAATAGTTAATATGCAAAGAGGAGGACCAGGATTAGGAAGTATTCAACCTGGGCAAGCTGATTATTTTCAAGCTACCAAAGGAGGAGGCCACGGAGATTATCACCTGATTGTACTGGCACCTTCTTCCGTACAAGAATTGGTAGATTTAACCATGGATGCTTTTGATTTAGCTGACAAATATACCAATCCGGCTATGATATTAGGAGATGGGTTGATAGGACAAATGATGGAATCTGTGGAGTTTAAGGAAAGAAAAAAGATTAATTTGCCAGATAAAGAAGGATGGACTTTAACCGGATGTAAAGGAAGGGAAAAAAAATATATTGTTCCTTTTAATCTGGATCCTTATAAAATGGAAACCTTAAATTTTAAAATTCAAGATAAATATAATAAATTAAAAGAAAAAGAAGTGAGATACGAAAAGCTTAATTTAGATCATGCTGATTTAATAGTAGTTGCATATGGTACAGTAGCCCGGATCGTAAAAACCGTTATTAGTAATGCAAAGAAAGAGGGAATTAATATCGGATTAATTAGGCCAATTACTTTATTTCCTTTTCCGGAAAAGATAATTGCCGAGATTTCTGAAAAGGTAAGTAAGTTTTTAGTAGTAGAGATGAGCATGGGACAAATGCTAGAAGATGTTAAATTAGCCGTAAATGGTAAAGCAAAAGTCAATTTTTATGGAAGAGCAGGAGGAGTCATTCCGACACAAAGTGAAATATTGACTGAAATAAAGAAATATTTAAAATAG
- a CDS encoding 2-oxoglutarate oxidoreductase yields the protein MKKVFESPKSLTKEPFTYCPGCHHGIAHRLVAEVIDEFGLREKTIGVCPVGCSVFAYVFFDCDMICAAHGRAPAVATGMKRAKPDSIVFTYQGDGDLASIGTAEIVHTANRGENITVIFINNAIYGMTGGQMAPTTLVGQITQTSPYGRDPKTMGYPIKVAEMLSTLKGVAYISRVALSKPAYVLKAKKAIRKAFQSQIEGKGFSLVEILSTCPTNWGLSPVEANKWLEENMIPYYPLGEFKTPEEVS from the coding sequence ATGAAGAAAGTTTTTGAAAGTCCCAAATCTTTAACCAAAGAGCCTTTTACTTATTGTCCGGGATGTCACCATGGTATCGCTCATCGGTTGGTCGCGGAAGTTATAGATGAATTTGGACTAAGAGAAAAAACCATAGGAGTATGTCCGGTAGGTTGTTCGGTATTTGCCTATGTTTTTTTTGATTGCGACATGATTTGTGCAGCACACGGGAGAGCACCCGCTGTAGCTACCGGAATGAAAAGGGCAAAACCAGATTCTATTGTATTTACTTATCAGGGAGATGGTGATTTAGCCTCAATTGGTACAGCAGAAATAGTACATACTGCTAATCGTGGTGAGAATATTACAGTTATATTTATCAATAATGCTATCTATGGGATGACCGGCGGACAGATGGCACCTACTACTTTAGTGGGGCAGATAACCCAGACCTCTCCTTATGGCAGAGATCCTAAAACTATGGGATATCCCATAAAAGTAGCGGAAATGTTATCCACTCTAAAAGGAGTTGCTTATATTTCTCGGGTAGCTTTATCCAAGCCCGCTTACGTATTAAAAGCAAAAAAAGCAATAAGAAAAGCTTTCCAATCACAGATAGAAGGAAAAGGTTTTTCATTGGTAGAAATTTTATCTACCTGTCCTACTAACTGGGGTTTAAGTCCAGTAGAAGCAAATAAGTGGTTAGAGGAAAATATGATCCCTTATTACCCATTGGGAGAATTTAAAACTCCCGAGGAGGTGTCTTGA
- a CDS encoding 2-oxoacid:ferredoxin oxidoreductase subunit gamma codes for MLERIIISGFGGQGIMLIGRLLAYAGMIEGKKVAWMPSYGPEMRGGTANCTVLISSEEIGSPIVSHPKILIAMNQPSLDKFESKVSKGGLIILNASLIEHEIKRDDVKVIKIPADEIADKLGNSRAANMVILGAYVEQSRIVKMDTIFKALEKALVGRNQTLLEINKEALKQGAKLAKS; via the coding sequence ATGTTAGAAAGGATAATTATTTCAGGATTTGGTGGCCAAGGAATCATGTTAATAGGCAGATTGTTAGCTTATGCCGGAATGATTGAAGGTAAAAAAGTTGCCTGGATGCCTTCTTACGGGCCAGAGATGAGAGGAGGAACAGCCAATTGTACTGTATTAATTTCATCTGAAGAAATTGGTTCTCCCATCGTCTCTCATCCCAAAATATTAATTGCCATGAATCAACCTTCTTTAGATAAATTCGAATCAAAGGTAAGCAAAGGTGGATTAATCATCTTGAATGCTTCATTAATAGAACACGAAATAAAAAGAGATGATGTTAAAGTAATAAAAATTCCTGCAGATGAAATTGCTGATAAGTTGGGAAATTCGAGGGCAGCTAATATGGTAATTTTGGGTGCTTATGTCGAACAGTCAAGGATTGTAAAGATGGATACTATATTTAAAGCTTTAGAGAAAGCTCTGGTTGGACGCAACCAAACGCTATTAGAAATAAACAAAGAAGCTTTAAAACAAGGGGCAAAATTAGCCAAAAGTTGA
- a CDS encoding M20/M25/M40 family metallo-hydrolase: MINKERLVNSFMELVKISSVSREERNLADFLVEKLENLGLEVKVDQAGEKVKSNSGNIIARLRGNVEKAIPIMFSAHMDTVIPGKNIKPVCDGEKIFSRGKTILGADDKAAIAALLEALHIIKEKKISCGDIEIVFSICEEVGLEGAKNLDISSLDARMAFVLDCGGPVGEIISSAPSQNSIEIIIYGKASHAGSNPEEGINAIQVAGFALSRMKLGRIDDETTANIGIISGGKATNIIPDEVILKGEIRSRNEEKLETHTKKLKQTVKDTAREFKAKAVIKIKKEYSCYNFSIHDQIVKIAMKAAKDLGLEPALRPSGGGSDANIFNKKGFPSLDLAIGMEKVHTVDEYILVKNLKMTVEYILSIINTISSGENLNE, from the coding sequence ATGATTAATAAAGAAAGATTAGTAAATAGTTTCATGGAATTAGTTAAGATAAGCAGCGTTTCCAGGGAGGAGAGGAATCTGGCAGACTTTTTAGTAGAAAAATTAGAAAATTTAGGATTAGAAGTTAAGGTTGATCAAGCGGGTGAGAAGGTAAAATCTAATAGCGGCAATATAATAGCTCGTTTAAGGGGAAATGTGGAAAAAGCTATTCCGATTATGTTTTCTGCTCATATGGATACAGTTATTCCGGGGAAAAATATCAAACCTGTTTGCGATGGGGAAAAGATATTTAGCAGAGGGAAAACAATTTTAGGTGCAGATGACAAGGCGGCAATAGCAGCTTTATTAGAAGCGTTACATATTATTAAGGAGAAAAAAATATCCTGTGGTGATATAGAAATTGTATTTTCTATCTGCGAAGAAGTAGGGTTAGAAGGTGCAAAAAATTTAGACATATCCAGCTTAGATGCTCGCATGGCTTTTGTTTTGGATTGTGGAGGACCGGTAGGAGAGATTATCAGTTCGGCTCCTTCTCAAAATTCTATTGAGATCATTATTTATGGAAAAGCTTCTCATGCCGGCTCGAATCCCGAAGAAGGAATTAATGCCATACAGGTAGCCGGATTTGCCCTTTCCCGAATGAAATTAGGGCGAATAGATGACGAAACTACTGCCAATATCGGAATTATTTCTGGTGGAAAAGCTACAAATATTATTCCTGATGAAGTTATATTAAAAGGAGAAATTAGAAGTAGAAACGAAGAGAAGTTAGAAACGCATACCAAGAAATTAAAACAGACAGTTAAAGATACTGCTCGAGAATTTAAAGCGAAAGCGGTGATAAAGATTAAGAAGGAGTACTCTTGCTATAATTTTTCTATCCATGACCAGATAGTCAAGATCGCAATGAAGGCGGCAAAAGATCTAGGGTTGGAACCGGCATTACGTCCCAGCGGAGGTGGGAGCGATGCCAATATATTTAATAAAAAAGGTTTTCCCTCTCTCGATTTAGCGATAGGGATGGAGAAGGTGCATACAGTGGATGAATATATTCTAGTAAAAAATTTGAAAATGACCGTAGAATATATTTTATCTATTATCAATACAATATCTTCCGGAGAAAATTTAAATGAATAA
- a CDS encoding NUDIX hydrolase: MNKDDSLKKVILSSNYIYQGKIIKLRKDRVKLPDGMETEREIVEHPGAVAILAMTDDQKLVMIRQFREPANEVLWELPAGTVEKGEDLIKCAKRELEEETGYHPRKIEKLISFFSSPGFCNERLTLFLAEDLEERSKNEDADEFIQVKNLQISEVIKMIKRNIIKDAKTIIGILYLVLSSKYGEQVIGND; the protein is encoded by the coding sequence ATGAATAAGGATGATTCTTTAAAAAAAGTAATTTTATCTTCCAACTATATTTATCAGGGAAAAATTATTAAACTTCGTAAGGATAGAGTAAAACTGCCTGATGGCATGGAAACGGAAAGGGAAATAGTGGAACACCCTGGAGCTGTAGCCATATTAGCTATGACCGATGATCAGAAACTGGTAATGATCAGACAATTCAGGGAACCAGCAAATGAAGTTTTATGGGAACTACCGGCAGGAACAGTAGAAAAAGGAGAAGATTTAATTAAATGTGCTAAAAGAGAATTGGAAGAAGAAACCGGGTATCATCCTCGAAAAATCGAAAAACTAATATCTTTTTTCTCTTCCCCGGGTTTTTGTAATGAAAGACTCACTTTGTTTTTGGCAGAGGATTTAGAAGAAAGAAGCAAGAATGAAGATGCTGATGAATTCATTCAAGTTAAGAATTTACAAATATCTGAAGTAATAAAAATGATAAAGAGAAATATTATCAAAGATGCTAAAACGATTATCGGAATACTTTATTTAGTTTTGAGTAGTAAATATGGGGAACAAGTAATAGGTAATGACTAA
- a CDS encoding TIGR00375 family protein, with protein MKQYFMDLHVHIGRSKSGAPVKITASRDLTFANIARECKFRKGIDIVGIVDCASPEVLDDISQLLKSGEMKSLKEGGLIYQDQVTIILGSEIETKEKNGGNSHQIAYFPYFEDIKEFSKALSLLVTNVSLSSQNCKINAQEAFQIIDRIGGILIPAHAFTPHKSIYGNCVRRLSEMFTRSTLKKIPAIELGLSADTKIADHLKELSAYTFLTNSDAHSLPKIGREYNIVELEKANFKEMLLSLQRKEGRRIIANYGLDPKLGRYHRTFCEICNNTATNNPPVYKCEKCGSEKIVKGVFDRIVEIGDQQQSISPSHRPPYYHQVPLEFVPGIGKKTLNKLFAYFGTEMNILHQASYQEISQVVGFEIAQNIILARKGLLKLSSGGGGRYGKVKNIEKNIKEENLRLNF; from the coding sequence ATGAAACAATATTTTATGGATTTGCATGTGCATATTGGTAGAAGCAAAAGCGGGGCTCCTGTAAAAATAACTGCTTCTAGAGATTTAACCTTTGCTAACATTGCCCGAGAATGTAAGTTTAGAAAGGGGATTGACATTGTAGGTATCGTAGATTGTGCTTCACCGGAAGTACTTGATGATATTTCTCAGTTACTTAAGAGTGGAGAGATGAAATCCTTAAAAGAAGGCGGTTTAATTTATCAGGACCAAGTCACTATTATTTTAGGTTCAGAAATTGAAACCAAAGAAAAAAACGGGGGAAATTCCCATCAAATAGCTTATTTCCCTTATTTTGAAGATATCAAGGAATTTAGTAAAGCGCTATCCCTACTGGTTACCAATGTGAGTTTAAGCAGTCAAAATTGTAAAATTAATGCCCAGGAAGCATTTCAAATAATAGATCGAATTGGAGGGATTCTAATCCCAGCACATGCCTTTACTCCCCATAAAAGCATTTATGGTAACTGTGTTCGAAGATTATCGGAAATGTTCACTCGATCTACTCTTAAAAAGATTCCTGCCATAGAATTGGGATTAAGCGCAGATACAAAGATTGCTGACCATTTAAAAGAATTAAGTGCTTATACTTTTTTAACCAATTCGGATGCACATTCTTTACCCAAGATTGGTCGAGAATATAATATTGTGGAATTGGAGAAGGCGAATTTTAAAGAAATGCTTTTATCTTTACAGAGAAAGGAAGGAAGAAGGATTATTGCTAATTATGGTCTTGACCCTAAATTAGGCAGGTATCATCGAACTTTTTGTGAGATTTGTAATAATACAGCAACTAACAATCCCCCGGTTTATAAATGTGAAAAATGTGGAAGCGAAAAAATAGTAAAAGGTGTTTTTGATCGGATTGTGGAAATTGGAGATCAGCAACAGTCCATTTCTCCTTCTCATCGTCCACCTTATTATCACCAGGTTCCCTTGGAATTTGTACCTGGTATAGGCAAGAAAACCCTGAATAAATTATTTGCTTACTTTGGTACTGAAATGAATATCTTGCACCAAGCTTCTTATCAAGAAATTAGCCAGGTAGTAGGATTTGAAATTGCTCAGAATATAATTTTAGCCAGAAAAGGACTTTTAAA